In the Armatimonadota bacterium genome, GGCCGGGGTGGTAACCCTGTCGCGCAGGACCGCGGGATGCTCGCCGGTCTCGATCACCATCTTGGCAGCCCCGAGTACGGTCTGGGCTGCCAGCGAGAGGGCGGCATCGCGGGACAGGCCTTCGCGAACCCCGCCCACCGTAAGGGCCTCGATGAACATGTAGACATATGCGGGGCCGCTCCCACTCAGCCCGGTGACGGCGTCCATTCTGTCCTCGGTGACCCGCACGACCTTGCCGGATGCGCCGAGAATCCCGGCGGCGAGATCCATGTGGGAATGGGAGGCGCGGCGGCCCGGCGCGATTGCGATCGCTCCCTCGCCGACAAGGCAGGGAGTGTTCGGCATCGCGCGGACGACGGGCGCATCCGAGCGGAGCGCCTGTTCAATGGCAGACGTGGTGATCCCGGCGGCGATGGAGATGATCGTCTGATCCGGCCTGACGGAATCCGCTAAGTCAGAGATGACGTCGGCCATGAGGAACGGCTTGACGGCGAGGATGATCACATCGCACCCACCGACGATCAAACGGTTGTCGGCCTCGCAGCGGATGCCCATCTCGCGGAACACCGCTCGCCGAAGCTCGTCCGGATCGGAGGCGCAGAGGGCGTCGGGGTTAGCCCTCGCGCTCAGCAACCCGCGCGCGATCGCTTCGGCCATCATCCCCGCTCCGACGAAACCGATCCTGGTGACGTCCGACATGCGTCTGA is a window encoding:
- the proC gene encoding pyrroline-5-carboxylate reductase, coding for MSDVTRIGFVGAGMMAEAIARGLLSARANPDALCASDPDELRRAVFREMGIRCEADNRLIVGGCDVIILAVKPFLMADVISDLADSVRPDQTIISIAAGITTSAIEQALRSDAPVVRAMPNTPCLVGEGAIAIAPGRRASHSHMDLAAGILGASGKVVRVTEDRMDAVTGLSGSGPAYVYMFIEALTVGGVREGLSRDAALSLAAQTVLGAAKMVIETGEHPAVLRDRVTTPAGTTIEGIASLEDDEFRSAVMGAVSAAAQRSREIGKSSMR